Genomic DNA from Clavibacter michiganensis:
CCGCTCAGCGCCGCGACCGCCGCCGTCACCGCGCTCCGCTCCCCCGGCATGACCTGGGCCGACGGCGACCGCGAGGAGCTGCTCGCGACCGCCGAGGAGAGCCTCGGCACGCTCGCCGACCTCGTCACCGACCTCCTCGACGTGAGTCGCGTGCAGGCGGGCGTGCTCGGCGTGCGCCTCATGGACGTCGACCTCGACGACGTCGTGCTCGCCGCCCTCGACGAGCTCGACCTCGGCCCCGCCGACGCCGTGCTGGATCTCGCGCCCGACCTCCCCGGCGCCGTCGCGGATCCGGGCCTCCTCCAGCGCGTGGTCGTCAACCTGCTGAGCAACGCCGTGCGGCACGCGCCCGACGGCGTGCCCGTGCGGCTCAGCACGAGCGCGTTCGCCGACTCCGTCGAGATCCGCGTCGTGGACCACGGACCGGGCGTCGCGCCCGAGCGCCGCGACGACATGTTCGTGCCGTTCCAGAGGCTCGGCGACACCGACAACGCGTCCGGCCTCGGCCTCGGGCTCGCGCTCTCGAAGGGCTTCACCGAGGGGATGGGCGGCACGCTCACCGCCGAGGACACCCCGGGCGGCGGCCTCACGATGGTGGTCGCGCTGCCCGTGTGCCGGGCCGGCGCCGAGCCCGTCGCGGATCCGCCCGCCCCCGCCGACCTCCCCACGACCGCCTCGGAGGTGTCCGCGTGAAGATCCTCATCGCCGACGACGACCAGCAGATCCTGCGGGCGCTGCGCATCACCCTCACGAGCCTCGGGTACGACATCGTCACCGCGGAGGACGGCGCCGCCGCCGTGCGCGCGGCCGTCGCCGAGAAGCCCGACCTCTACATGATCGACCTCGGCATGCCGCGGCTCGACGGCGTCGAGGTGATCCAGGCGCTCCGGCTGTGGTCGACCGCGCCGATCCTCGTGGTCTCCGGCCGCTCGGGCGCCGCCGACAAGGTCGAGGCGCTCGACGCGGGTGCCGACGACTACGTGACCAAGCCGTTCTCCATCGACGAGCTGCTCGCCCGGATCCGCGCCCTCGGCCGCCGCGCCGCCGCCGACGAGGACCGCTCGGCCACCGTCTCCTTCGCCGACGTGACGGTCGACCTCGCCGCCCGCGTCGTCACGCGCGGCGACCAGCGCGTGCGCCTCACCCCCACCGAGTGGCAGGTGCTCGAGCTCCTCGTGCGGAACCCCGACCGGCTAGTCTCGCGCCAGACGCTCCTCACCGAGATCTGGGGCCCGACGCACGTCAACGACAGCGGCTACCTCCGCCTCTACGTGGCGCAGCTGCGCAAGAAGCTCGAGCCGGATCCCGCCCACCCGCGGCACCTGCTCACCGATCCCGGGATGGGGTACCGATTCGTGCCGGCGGGGGCGGGGCGGGCGCCGGAGGACGCGTAGGCCGTGTCGCGCACGGCCAGCCGGCACCCGGATCCGCGAGCGTAGGCTCCCGTGGTGCCCCAGAGATCCACCCGCGCAGCCCGCCCCGCCGCCCTCCTCGCCTCCGCCGCCGCCGCGCTCGGCGGCCTCGCCGCCGCCGCCCTCGTCGTGCCGCGCCGGTTCGAGGCCGGCCGCCGCGAGCGCGCCGTGGTCCTCAACGAGACGCTGCCCGTGAACTCGGCCTGGTGGCGCGAGCACGCGAAGACCGAGGGCGACCTCCTCTACGTGGCGCTCGGCGACTCGACCGCGCAGGGCATCGGCGCGAGCCGCCCGGTGAACGGCTACGTCGGGATCCTCGCCGACCGGATCCGCGCCCTGAGCGGCCGCTCGGTCCGCACCGTGAACCTCAGCGTCTCGGGCGCCCGCGTCGCCGACCTCGTCGAGTACCAGCTCCCCCGCCTCGCGAAGCTGCAGCCTGACGTGGTAACCCTCGCGATCGGCGCCAACGACATCGCCGCCTTCGAGCCGGTCGCGTTCGAGCACGACCTCGGCCGGATCCTCGACGCCGTCCCGCCGACCACCGTCGTCGCCGACCTGCCGTGCTTCCACTTCCCGGCGAGCGAGCGCAAGGTGCGGGTCGCGAACGAGATCGTCCGCCGCCTCGCGACCGACCGCGGCCTCCGCCTCGCGCCGCTGCACCGCATCACCCGCCGCCAGACCGCGGTGCTCGCGATCACCCAGGCCGCCGGCGACCTCTTCCACCCGAACGACCGCGGCTACCGCGTCTGGGCCAGCGCGTTCCTGCCGTTCCTCCCGGCGACCGTTCGCGCGCTGGAGGTGGCGGGGCGCTGACCAGTCCTGTCCTCCCCACCACGTCAAGAATGGCTCGGTGCTCTAAGAGACCTTTGCCCTCGCGAGTGCAGGGACGGCCCATAATCGCGTCCGTTGCGATTTATAACAGCCGCGGACCGCCCACGCGCGGGTGCTCTGCCGCAGCAATACAGCGCAGCCGGGGATCGACAGGCTCACGCGACAGGACCGGTGAAAAGTCTATAGCCGTGTACGAGTGACTAGCTCGTGTGGCAGGCAAGAGCGCACTTAGCGCACCCATTGATGCGGCTATAGTTCGTGCGCGCCTTAGCGTCTGCAACCGCGTCACGACATGTCCAATGGCTTCCAAGAGCAAATTGGTTAGCCGGAAGAGGAACGCAGCTGAGGCCCGCGCTTACGTCGTGCACCTCGTGATCACCGTTGGGCTGAGCGTTCCTATTCACACAATATTGAGGCATGCGGGGACATCCTTGTCTATTATCGTTGCGTACAGACACAACGTAGGGCACCCTGCTGATTTATGCGACCCCGCGTTGTGGGTACGACCCGATCAAAAATATCGGCGGTTTCCGCATGACATCATGCGGGCCACGCCAGCTATACGTGGTGCTCGAGCGACCCGAATCCGTAGGCTGGATCCATGGCTGACGACACCCCCGATGCCCGCTCCACCGGCATCCTCTTGCTAGTGACCGGACTCGTCTCGTGCGCACTGCTCGTCGCGGGCGTCACTTCCCCTGCGTCGGTCCCGGCAGCCGTCTTCTCGGTCGCCGTGTTCGAGTACATGCGTGTGACGGGTCGCCGCCTTGAGCGAGAACGAGTATGAAGCACGCGCGTGGACTGGCGAATTCGATGAGCATCAGGAGCGGTGCCCGTTGGCTCGCCGTCAGCCTGAGCCTCGCGTCAGCGACTCTCCTGCTCTCGGGGTGCATCACGATCAACGTTCCGGCGCCACCCGAATCCCCCATACCGGACGCCACGCGCGACACGACTGACTACTCCGGGGCCTTGGGACAACTGGCGTTCGCGATAGGAGCCCTCGACAGATCCCGTTCCTCGACGGCGACCGCAGAGGACTGTAGCTTCACGGGCTACGTAGCCGAGCAGATGGGAGGCATGACCGCGGATCCGGAGTGGCAGGGGACATACGAGACCGTCAGAGCGAATATGGGCATCGTGTCAACGCTTTGCTTGTCCGACCCGTCTGATGCCGAAGCCGCACGCTTGGCCGGGAGTATTCGTCCCGATGTCGCGGCCATTTTGAATCAGGAGCGCTGGTTGGGCGTATCGGACTGGGGTGACTGAAGGGGGCGCGACCCCGTCCGCCCATGTCGGTGCCCGCCGGTAGAGTCCCCCGCATGGCCCGCATCCACTCCACGTACCGCTGCTCGGAGTGCGGGTGGACGACCCCGAAGTGGGTCGGCCGGTGCGCCGAGTGCCAGAGCTGGAACACCGTCGCCGAGGTGTCGCAGACGCCCGCGGCGGCCGGTCGCGTCACCACGCTCACGCCCGCCGGATCCAGCCAGGCGCGGTCGATCATGCACGTCGGCACCGCGTCCGCCAGCCACATGCCGAGCGGCGTCGGAGAGCTCGACCGGGTGCTCGGCGGCGGCATCGTGCCGGGCGCGGCCATCCTCATGAGCGGCGAGCCCGGCGTCGGCAAGTCCACGCTGCTGCTCGAGGTCGCGGCGCGCGCCGCCGCGAAGGGCGCGAAGGTCCTCTACGTCACGGCCGAGGAGTCGGTCGCACAGGTGCGCATGCGCGCCGAACGCACGGGCGGGCTGCAGGAGTCGCTCATGATCGCAGCCGAGACCGACCTCGGCACGATCCTCGGCCACATCGAGCAGGTGGCGCCCGACCTCCTCATCGTCGACTCCGTGCAGACCGTCTCCAGCAGCACGTCCGACGGCCTGCCCGGCCACCCCGGCCAGGTGCGCGAGGTCGCCGTCACGCTCATCCGCGTCTGCAAGGAGCGCGACCTGCCGCTGCTCCTCGTCGGCCACGTCACGAAGGACGGATCCATCGCCGGCCCGCGGCTCCTCGAGCACCTGGTCGACGTGGTGTGCCAGTTCGAGGGCGACCGGCAGACGTCGCTCCGCTTCATCCGCGCGCTCAAGAACCGCTTCGGCCCCACCGACGAGGTCGGCTGCTTCGAGATGGCGGGCGACGGCATCGTCGAGGTGCCGGATCCGAGCGGCATGTTCCTCTCGCGGGGCGTCCACTCGGTCTCCGGCACGTGCGTCACCGTCGCGATGGAGGGCCGCCGCGCCCTGCCCGTGGAGGTGCAGGCGCTCGTCGTCGACACGAAGGCGCCGCAGCCGCGCCGGGTGGTGAACGGCGTGGACGCGTCGCGCGTCGCGATGCTCCTCGCGGTGCTCGAGAAGCGCGCCAACGTGCGGCTCTCGGATCGCGACGTCTACGTGTCGACGGTCGGCGGCGTGCGGCTCACCGAGCCCGCGGCGGATCTCGCCATCGCCGTCGCGCTCGTCTCCGCCGTCAACGGCAAGGCCATGCCGCACGACCTCGCGGCGTTCGGCGAGATCAGCCTCGCGGGCGAGATCCGCGGCGTCACGTCGGCGCCGCAGCGCGCGGCGGAAGCGCGGCGGCTCGGATTCACGCAGATCGTCGACGCCGAGTGGGGCCCGCTGTTCTCCGCGCTCGGCCGCGCGTTCTCCCTCGCGAAGAGCGAGCGGGAGAAGGAGCTCGACGAGGCGTTCTGATCCGCGGGCCGCGACCCGGGCCGCCCGGCAGCGCCGGGATGCGGGTCAGACGGCGCCGACGGATCCGGCCGCGTGCTCGCGCACATGCGCTACGGCGTCGTCCACCACGTGCGTCACGTGCGTGTCCGCCACCTCGTAGCGGGCGATGCGGCCGTCGCGCTCCACGGTCACGAGCCCGGACGACCGCAGCACGCGCAGGTGCTGCGAGACGAGCGGCTGCGAGAGCCCCGACTCGGCGACCAGCTCCGACACGCTCATCTTCCGCGACGCCAGCAGCCCGATGAGACCGAGGCGCGACGGCGAGGACAGCGCCTTGAAGAGGTCCGCTGCCTGCTCGAAGCCGGCGGGTGGGTAGGTCATCTCGTCGATCCTATGGGCACGGGAGCGGGCGTCCGGGCGGGAGACGACGACGGGGACCGGCCCTCGTGGCCCGGTCCCCGTGTCGATCCTCGCGCGTCGTCGCGCGTCGGATCAGTGCTCGTCGTAGTGGTCGCCGTGCTCGGCGTGCTTGTGGCCGTCGTGGACGTAGTCCACGTGGTCCTCGTGCGTGACGGTCTCGTGACCGCAGTCGGTGCCGTGCTGGTGCTCGGCGACGGTGTGCTCGGCGTGGGTCTCGGTGGTGTCGGTCATGATGCGTCCTTCGGTCGGTGGGACATCAGGATGACAGACGCATGCATGGATTGCAATGGATGCATCCAATTGGGAATCGTGCTCATGTGCGCACATGGGCGCCGACCGCTGCGCGCGTCAGTAGAGCAGGAACGACTTGGGCGCTGCGCTCTTCACGCCAGCGACCTCGACCGACAGCGTGTAGGTCGCGCCGCCCGCGGGCACGGCCGGACGCTGCTTCTCCTGGCACGTGGTGGTGGACGACCGCTGGCGCGACCACTCGAACGGCGACGACGTCTGCGGGGTCCGCGCGGCGAGCTCGACCTCGGCGTCCTCCGCGCCCGTCTGGCAGTCGGTCGACTTCCAGTAGACGTCGGATCCGCTCGAGATCGTGAACACCTGCGTGGTCGTCCCGAGGTTCGCGGTGCAGGGCTCCATGCCCGTGTTCGTCACGGTGAACGAGAGCTTGGGCAGCACGCCCGCCTTGTAGGACGCGGCGTCGGTGACGGGGGTGACGGTCAGCTGGCCCGCGGCGCAGGATCCGTCGGCGTTCGTCTCCGTGCCGGCGCTGGCGGTGACGCTCGGGGTGGGATCGGGGGCGGTCTCCGCGGCGGCGTCGCCCGAGTCGCCGTCGGGGGCGGCGTCCGCGCTGGGCGTCGCGCCGGGAGCCGCGGTGTCGGCCGAGCCGCGACCGAGGTTGGAGACGATGATCACGACGACGGCGATCACGGCCACCACGACGAGCAGCGCGAGCAGACGGCGACGGCGGTACACGGCCGCGGACGGGCGGCCTCCGGGCGAGGTCGAGGACATGACCACAGGCTACGGTCGGGTGCCCGCCCGGGCGGGTCGGCGCGCCCGCCGGCCGCGTCCCTCCAGGTCGAGCGACACCGCCCGCGGGCGCCAGTGGGCGGATCCGCTCAGAGCGCCTTGAGCATGCGCGTGTTGCCGAGGGTGTTCGGCTTCACGCGCGAGAGGTCGAGGAACTCGGCGATGCCCTCGTCGTGCGAGCGGAGCATCTCGTAGTAGATCTCCTGCGCGATGATCGACTCCGCCACCTCGTGGTACCCGTGGCGGGAGAAGAAGCCGACCTCGAAGGTCAGGCAGAACAGGCGGCTGAGGCCGAGCTCGCGGGCGTCGTCCTCGAGGCGCTCGAGGATCGCGTGGCCGACGCCGGTGCCGCGCGTGTGCGGGGCGGCCGCGAGGGTGCGGATCTCGCCGAGGTCCTCCCACATCACGTGCAGGGCGCCGCAGCCGACGACCTCGCCGGACGCGTCGACCGCGACCCGGAACTCCTGCACGTTCTCGTAGAGCACCACGAGGTCCTTGCCGAGGAGGATGCCCTCCATCACGAGCGGCTCGACGAGCTGCTGGATGCGCGGCACGTCGCCGGTGCGCGCGCGTCGCACGCGGATGCCGGCTGCGGGCTCCACGGACTCGGCGGTGACTGGCTCTGCGCTCACGGTGACGACCCTCTCGATCCGCGGCACGGGCGCCCGGATCAGGTGTCCAGCCTAGCGACGAGCGTCCCCCGCGTCCGGGGCGGCCGGCTCGGCGCCGGGCAGCTCGGCGCCGCGGGTGAGCCGCGCGATCATCCGCGGCGCGATCCACACGATCGCCACCACGCCGACCACCGCGCGCAGCCCGGCGAACACGAGCACCCACCAGCCGACCCCGTCGCCGCCGACGATGAGCGCGATCCCGATGACGACGAGCGCGGCGTCCGCGACGAACGGCACGCGCAGCCAGAACATGAGGCGGCGGACGGGATCCATGTCAGCTGCCGCCGACCGGCCCCGGACGATCCGCAACGGGTGCGCCCGACGGCGGCGCCCAGCGATCGGACGCGGATCCCGCGGGCGCGCCCGACTCGGAGCGCGAATCCACCGCGCGCCGCGCCACCGGCAGCCGCACCCCGAACACGGTGCGTCCCGGCTCCGACTCGACCCAGACCGCGCCGTGGTGCGCCGACACGATCGCCTGCGCGATCGCGAGGCCGAGGCCCGTGCCGCCGGTGGAGCGCGCGCGGGATCCGTCGCCGCGCACGAAGCGCTCGAACAGGGAGGCCTGCAGATCGGGCGGGATGCCGGGGCCGTCGTCGGTCACGCGGATGACGGCGTGCGCATCCGGCCCCGCGCCCTCGACCGCGAGCGACGCGACGACGCGCGTCCCCGCCGGCGTGTGCGTGCGGGCGTTCGCGAGCAGGTTGACGACCACCTGGCGGAGCCGGGCGTCGTCGCCGGGGACGGTCACGGAGTCCTCGGGCAGGTCGAGGTCCCAGTCGTGATCCGGGCCCGCGGCGCTCGCGTCGCCGACCGTGTCGAGGAGGATGCGCGTGAGGTCGACCGGATCCGACTCGAGCTCGCGCCCCTCGTCGAGCCGCGCGAGGAGCAGGAGGTCCTCGACGATCGTGGTCATGCGCACCGACTCCGACTCGATGCGCGACAGCGAGTGCGTCACGTCCTCGGGCAGCTGGTGGGGCCCGCGACGCGTGAGCTCGGCGTAGCCGCGGATGGAGGCGAGCGGCGTGCGCAGCTCGTGGCTCGCGTCCGACACGAATCGCCGCACCTTCGCCTCGCTCGCCTGCCGCGATGACAGCGCCGCGGAGACGTGCCCGAGCAGGCCGTTGAGCGCGGCGCCCACGCGGCCGACCTCGGTGCGCTCGTCGGTGTCGGATGCGGGCACGCGCGCCTCGAGCGCGACGTCGCCGCGGTCCAGCTCGAGCGCGGCCACGTGGGTCGCCGTGTCGACGACCCGGTCCAGCGGCCGCAGCGCGCGGCGCACGATGACGGCGCCGAGCACCGCGGCGAGGGCCAGCGTGAGGGCGGCGACCACCGTGATCACGACGATGAGCTGCTCGACCACGTCGTCGGCGGGCTTCATCGGCAGGCCGGTGACGAGGGTCGCGCCGGTGGCCGCGGTGTCACCGACGAGCCGATAGCGGCCGAGCGCGCCGCCGAGGTCGACCGTGCGGGGGATCCCGTCGGTGGGCACGCTCCGCAGCTGCTGGCTCTGCACCTGCGTCAGCTCCACCGCGCCCGCGCCGCCCGGCTCGCCCTCTGCCGCATCGCGGTCGGCGATGTAGCCGCCCGAGACCACGCCGTCGACGATGGTCGCGCTGATCGTGCCGACCTGCTGCCCGAACGCGCCGAGCCCGCCGGGAGGGGCGCCGGGGAAGCTGCCGTACTGATCCGCGTCCCGGTCGATGAGGTTCGAGGAGCGCGCCGCGGTGGCCTGCAGCTGCTGGTCGACCTGCTGCACGAGCGACGCCCGCAGCGCGAGGATGCTCACCGTGCCGATGAGGATGCTCGCGAGCGCCAGCAGCCCCACCACGCTGAGCACGAGGCGGCGACGGAGGGTCATGCCGCGCGCGGCGGCGGTGAGCCGGGCCCGCAGCGGTGTGGCGCGCAGCGGCGTCGTGCCCGGCGGCGTGGCGGCCTGCGGCTGGGTCACTCCGCGGCCTTGAGCATGTAGCCGCTGCCGCGCACCGTGTGGATCATCGGGTTCCGCCCGGCATCGATCTTGCGGCGCAGGTAGGAGATGTAGATCTCGACCACGCTCGACTTGCCGCCGAAGTCGTAGCTCCACACCCGGTCGAGGATCTGCAGCTTGCTCAGCACGCGGCGCGGGTTCCGCATCAGGTAGCGCAGCAGCTCGAACTCGGTGGCGGTGAGCTCGATGGGGTCGCCGGCGCGCGCGACCTCGTGGCTGTCCTCGTCGAGCGTGAGGTCGCCGACGCGGATCACCGGGTCGACGCTGTCGCTCACCACGAGCGTCGAGCGGCGGATGAGGCCGCGCAGCCGGGCCACGACCTCCTCCAGGCTGAACGGCTTCGTCACGTAGTCGTCGCCGCCCGCGGTGAGGCCGGCGAGCCGGTCGTCGAGCGAGTCCTTCGCGGTGAGGAAGAGGACGGGGATGTCCTCGGCGTCGGCCCGCAGCCGTGACAGCACCTGGAGCCCGTCGAGGTCGGGCAGCATGATGTCGAGCACCACGGCGTCGGGCTTGAACTCGCGCGCGGCGGCGAGCGCCTGGTGCCCGTTCTCGGCCGTGCGGATCTGCCAGCCCTCGTAGCGCAGCGCCATCTGGAGCAGGTCGGTGAGGGACGCCTCGTCGTCGACGACGAGCACCCGGATGGGCGATCCGTCGGCGCGCGTGAGGCGGGGCTGCGGGGCGGCGGCGGGCTGGAAGCCGGAGGGCGGGGTGGTGGTCACGGGATCCATCATGCGGATGTTCCTATGAAGCGGCCATGAGGCGGCCATGGGCCGGCTTCCGCTGTAGCGGATCAGGACAGGATCAGCGCCCCGCTGCGCAGGCCCTCCGCGATGAGGGCGTACAGGACGAGCGCGATCAAGATCGCGCCGATGATCCACGAGCTCACGTCCACGTCGCCGAGCTCCGGGTCCACGCGGCGCTCGAGCCGCCGTGCGGCACGCGCCCCGTAGGCGCACCCGATGCAGATGACCACGAGCGTCCCGACCACGGCGATGCCCGTCCAGCGCGCGAGCGCCGCCGCCGGTCCGCCCACCAGCGCGACCACCCACACCGCCAGGAGGCCCAGGCCGAAGACGACCCCGAGGATCCACCCCACGGCCTTCAGTCCCTCCTCCGCCACCGCCACCGACAGCTCCCGCGCCAAGTCCTCGACGACGTGCGGATGGGGCCCCGGCAGCCGGTAGCGCGCGGCCTTCCGCTCGCGGCGCGTCATCCGGGCGGGGTCGGCGAAGTGCGCGCGGTGATCGGTGATCGCCGGAGCGAGCGCCTCGAGTTCCTCCGGCAGCGCGGTATCCGGCGGCAGCGCCAGGAAGGCCGGGATCTCGTGATCCCCAATCCCCGAGTGCGCGATCATCCGGGCCAGCCGATTGCGCTCGACCTCCGTCGTCCAGCCGGGGACGACGATGCCCCACCGACCGGCCTGGTCAGGCGCGATGAGCTCACGGTACAGCTCGGCGAGGGCGAGTCGGGCGGCCCCGTCCGTGGGATCCGCGCGCACCCGCTCCTTGAGGAGGGCGAGCGCGTCCGTCCGACGGTCGTCGGCCCAGAGGAGGCGGGCACGGGTCAGGGCGTCGGGATCGTCGGGCACCGGCCGATGCTGCCAGGTCCACGCTCACGGCGAGCGGGCAGCGCACGGGCGGAACCAGTGCGGACCGCCGCGTCGAGCACGCGCCTTCAGGAGCCGATGCGCGCTGCCGCGTCAGACCCGCGCCGTCGGACCGGTCCGCCGAACGCTCCTGGACGACGACGAACCCGGCGCGTGGTGCGCCGGGCCCGTCCCTTGGCACGGATCCCGCCAAGTGGAGCGCCGATCAGGTGCGCTGGATTTGAGGTCAGGCAGGCCCCTATGGCACTTATCGCTGTCTAGTCATCTTCGACAACCTCCCACTCTCCAACACTGAATGTTCCTATGTGGGCCTTAAGGGTCGTCGGAAGCGGCTTGACCACACCTTGAGCCTCAAACAACTCGACTTGCATACCTACCATGCCGCTCCCCTCAGTGACGACGTCTCTAAGACGTATGGCACCGTCTTGACAGCCTTGACCGGTTCCGTAGAGCGCAAGGCGGCCCGCAACCCTCGTACCCCAAAAATCGAACTGTTTTGCTTTTGTCCCCGAGCCGATTTCAATACGAAGCTCAGCCGAGTCTGCTACGTATCCGTTACCGAAAACAAATCTCGGAAAATCCTCGGCCGTGCTTTCTTGCGGAGTTTCCGTCAGCCACAATTTTGCACCGGGCTCGATGTGGGCATCCCAAGCAAAAATGGTCGCGCCTTTGCCCCTCACGCCTAATCTTAGATTGTCCGAGATGCGCGTCGAGCGAAGACTAAGACGAGATTTTACGCGACATTGCTCAAATTCAAATTCACCCACAATGCGAGCGTCGTCTAGAATAAACTCCTTAAAAACACACTGCCGGAAGCTAAATCTTGGGAGAGACGCTCCGGACAAGTCAAATCGCATACCGCTCCAAAGGCCCTGGCCTCGAGCATTAGGCGTCGTGTGCGCCGCGATCTGAGTCAGCACGGCTCGACGCAGAACCGCCTCCCTCGCCCGGCCGTCTGGATCAGAAGGTTCGGGGAGACGCAAATACGCGCATAGAACATCTATGCACTCTTGACGCTGCTCCGCCCAGTCATCAGCCAATCTGGACAGGGCATAGATGCCGGCGAAGCGCACGGACTCCTTTTCGTGACCCAGCTGCTCCGCCGCACTTTTATACCGGTCGGCGAGCTGTGCGTCATCTTCTCGAGTACTAGCAGCCTCTTGCACTCTCTGTTTTCGATATGAGTACACGATAGCAAACACGCCGGCGAACACGCCGGCAGTAGTTACCGCGGAGCGCACAATGTCGTATAAATCAGCAGTCTCGATGGAGTCAATCGCCGGATCAAAAAGCGAGATATCGTTACCAGCTAAGCGCCCATACGCAACGAAGATACCCCACAGCAAGGCCGTCGCCAGGGCGAATACTATTACCAAACTCAATAGGAAGGGAGGCAGCTTCAGCGATTCCTTTCCTCCACCGGCTCGCTGCGCTTTGTCACTAGCTTTTGCTTGCATCTTTCTTCTAACAAATTGCATCCGACGACTCCATTCCAACAATGCAAGCCTAGCCCCGATTTTCATCGCTGATTGAAGCGCAACTGCCCACCGGCCTCAAGCCCCACCTGCCTAAGCGTCATTTGCGGACGATGACGGGCCCGGCGCATGGTGCGCCGGGCCCGTCGTGTCGTGCGGGTGCGGGAGCTAGTGCTTGTCCTCCGTCGCGCGCGTGACGGTCTCGCCGTCGACGCTCGCGCGGTCCTTCTTCTGCTTGTCGCCGCGGGTCTTCGCGAGGCTCGCGACGGTGGCGACCGTGATGGTCGCGCCGATGAAGAGGAGCGAGAACCAGATCGGGATCTCGGGCGCCCACAGCATCGGCTCGCCGCCGTTGATGAAGGGCAGCTCGTTGACGTGCATCGCGTGCAGCACGAGCTTGAGGCCGATGAACGCGAGGATCACCGCGAGGCCCTGCGACAGGTACACGAGGCGCTCGAGCAGCCCGCCGATGAGGAAGTACAGCTGGCGGAGGCCCATCAGCGCGAAGGCGTTCGCGGTGAACACGATGTACGCCTCGTTCGTGAGGCCGTAGATCGCGGGGATCGAGTCGAGCGCGAACACCAGGTCGACGAAGCCGATCGCGATGACGCAGAGCAGCAGCGGCGTGACGAAGCGCTTGCCGTCGATCTTGGTGGTGAAGCGGTCGCCGACGAACTCGTCGTGGACGGGGAGGATCCGGCGGGCGATGCGCACGAACATGTTGTCCGCCGCGTTGCCGCCGTGGTCGCCCTTCAGCTGCTGGTACGCGAGCACGAACAGCAGCGCGCCGAAGATGTAGAAGACCCAGGAGAAGTTCTCGATGAGGGCGGCGCCGAGCGCGATGAAGCCGGCGCGCATGATCAGCGCGATGACGATGCCGATCATCAGCACCTTCTGCTGGTACTTCCGGGGCACGGCGAACCCGGTCATGATCAGCAGGAACACGAACAGGTTGTCGATCGACAGGGCCTTCTCGGTGAGGTAGCCGGCGAAGTACTCGCCGCCGTAGCCCCAGCCGCTCGTGAAGCCGATGCCGACGCCGAAGATCAGGGCGAGGCCGATGTAGAAGGCCGACCAGCGGGCGGACTCGCCGATGGTGGGCTCGTGCGGCTTGCGCACGTGGGTGAAGAACTCGTAGACGAAGAACGCGATGGTGACCGCGAT
This window encodes:
- a CDS encoding amino-acid N-acetyltransferase, which translates into the protein MSAEPVTAESVEPAAGIRVRRARTGDVPRIQQLVEPLVMEGILLGKDLVVLYENVQEFRVAVDASGEVVGCGALHVMWEDLGEIRTLAAAPHTRGTGVGHAILERLEDDARELGLSRLFCLTFEVGFFSRHGYHEVAESIIAQEIYYEMLRSHDEGIAEFLDLSRVKPNTLGNTRMLKAL
- the radA gene encoding DNA repair protein RadA, whose translation is MARIHSTYRCSECGWTTPKWVGRCAECQSWNTVAEVSQTPAAAGRVTTLTPAGSSQARSIMHVGTASASHMPSGVGELDRVLGGGIVPGAAILMSGEPGVGKSTLLLEVAARAAAKGAKVLYVTAEESVAQVRMRAERTGGLQESLMIAAETDLGTILGHIEQVAPDLLIVDSVQTVSSSTSDGLPGHPGQVREVAVTLIRVCKERDLPLLLVGHVTKDGSIAGPRLLEHLVDVVCQFEGDRQTSLRFIRALKNRFGPTDEVGCFEMAGDGIVEVPDPSGMFLSRGVHSVSGTCVTVAMEGRRALPVEVQALVVDTKAPQPRRVVNGVDASRVAMLLAVLEKRANVRLSDRDVYVSTVGGVRLTEPAADLAIAVALVSAVNGKAMPHDLAAFGEISLAGEIRGVTSAPQRAAEARRLGFTQIVDAEWGPLFSALGRAFSLAKSEREKELDEAF
- a CDS encoding SGNH/GDSL hydrolase family protein is translated as MPQRSTRAARPAALLASAAAALGGLAAAALVVPRRFEAGRRERAVVLNETLPVNSAWWREHAKTEGDLLYVALGDSTAQGIGASRPVNGYVGILADRIRALSGRSVRTVNLSVSGARVADLVEYQLPRLAKLQPDVVTLAIGANDIAAFEPVAFEHDLGRILDAVPPTTVVADLPCFHFPASERKVRVANEIVRRLATDRGLRLAPLHRITRRQTAVLAITQAAGDLFHPNDRGYRVWASAFLPFLPATVRALEVAGR
- a CDS encoding tetratricopeptide repeat protein; translation: MPDDPDALTRARLLWADDRRTDALALLKERVRADPTDGAARLALAELYRELIAPDQAGRWGIVVPGWTTEVERNRLARMIAHSGIGDHEIPAFLALPPDTALPEELEALAPAITDHRAHFADPARMTRRERKAARYRLPGPHPHVVEDLARELSVAVAEEGLKAVGWILGVVFGLGLLAVWVVALVGGPAAALARWTGIAVVGTLVVICIGCAYGARAARRLERRVDPELGDVDVSSWIIGAILIALVLYALIAEGLRSGALILS
- a CDS encoding sensor histidine kinase, with protein sequence MTLRRRLVLSVVGLLALASILIGTVSILALRASLVQQVDQQLQATAARSSNLIDRDADQYGSFPGAPPGGLGAFGQQVGTISATIVDGVVSGGYIADRDAAEGEPGGAGAVELTQVQSQQLRSVPTDGIPRTVDLGGALGRYRLVGDTAATGATLVTGLPMKPADDVVEQLIVVITVVAALTLALAAVLGAVIVRRALRPLDRVVDTATHVAALELDRGDVALEARVPASDTDERTEVGRVGAALNGLLGHVSAALSSRQASEAKVRRFVSDASHELRTPLASIRGYAELTRRGPHQLPEDVTHSLSRIESESVRMTTIVEDLLLLARLDEGRELESDPVDLTRILLDTVGDASAAGPDHDWDLDLPEDSVTVPGDDARLRQVVVNLLANARTHTPAGTRVVASLAVEGAGPDAHAVIRVTDDGPGIPPDLQASLFERFVRGDGSRARSTGGTGLGLAIAQAIVSAHHGAVWVESEPGRTVFGVRLPVARRAVDSRSESGAPAGSASDRWAPPSGAPVADRPGPVGGS
- a CDS encoding ArsR/SmtB family transcription factor, translating into MTYPPAGFEQAADLFKALSSPSRLGLIGLLASRKMSVSELVAESGLSQPLVSQHLRVLRSSGLVTVERDGRIARYEVADTHVTHVVDDAVAHVREHAAGSVGAV
- a CDS encoding response regulator; translated protein: MKILIADDDQQILRALRITLTSLGYDIVTAEDGAAAVRAAVAEKPDLYMIDLGMPRLDGVEVIQALRLWSTAPILVVSGRSGAADKVEALDAGADDYVTKPFSIDELLARIRALGRRAAADEDRSATVSFADVTVDLAARVVTRGDQRVRLTPTEWQVLELLVRNPDRLVSRQTLLTEIWGPTHVNDSGYLRLYVAQLRKKLEPDPAHPRHLLTDPGMGYRFVPAGAGRAPEDA
- a CDS encoding response regulator transcription factor → MMDPVTTTPPSGFQPAAAPQPRLTRADGSPIRVLVVDDEASLTDLLQMALRYEGWQIRTAENGHQALAAAREFKPDAVVLDIMLPDLDGLQVLSRLRADAEDIPVLFLTAKDSLDDRLAGLTAGGDDYVTKPFSLEEVVARLRGLIRRSTLVVSDSVDPVIRVGDLTLDEDSHEVARAGDPIELTATEFELLRYLMRNPRRVLSKLQILDRVWSYDFGGKSSVVEIYISYLRRKIDAGRNPMIHTVRGSGYMLKAAE